AGCTTCGCTGGAAAGCGGCCCAAGAGCCCGGCTTCATCCTCTGGAGCCGGGAGCGCCGGGCCGACTACATCCTGCGGGAGTTCCGAGGCTATACCGTCTCCGACGGCAACGGTGGTCACCGGCCCTGGAACCAGGCCGAAGCCCTGGCCTTCCTCGACGCCGTCGACGCCGCCAACATCCGGCGGATCCACAACCTCGAGGCGCCGCTCACCCTGCCCACCGAGGGGCGCGACGGGCTCCGCACCGCCTCGCTCCAAGAGCTGCTCAGCTCCGAACAAGGCATCCGCGCCCGCGAGGCGGCTTCTCACGGCCACGTCTCGACTCACACCGCGGCCTTGGCCGACAACGTCGCCGATCTCGACCGCCAGATGGAAGCTTATTATCGGATGACCAACGAACGCAGCGCCGCCGCCCTTTCCCAGTTCCTGCCGGCGAACACCGTCGCGCTGGCGCAATAAATCCCCCCTGCCCCCCTTTTTCAAAGGGGGGTGAAGAATTTGCAGATGCTTTCTACTAGATCAGGAATCGTATGCCGCGGCGGCATCGCCGCGACCTTGAGTCCCGCGGCCTTGGCGGCTTTAGCGGTGACCGGACCGATCACCGCGGCTGGAATGTTCCGCGCCCGGCCCCAGAAGCGGCTAGCCTTGAGGCGCTGGGCGAAATGGCGGGCCGCGGCGCCGCTGGCGAAGGTCAATAGCTGGGGCGGTGCTTCCTCGAAGATTTGGCGCAGGCGCCGATCCGGGATCTTGGGAGCGACGCTGCGGTAAGTCGGAACAATCTCGACCTCGGCTCCGCGGCGGCGAAGAACGAGCAGGCCTTCCTCCTCGCCCTCTTCGGCCCGAGCCCAGAACCAGCGCTTGCCGCGCAGCATCGACTTGGGAAGCGATTTCGCCAAGCCGGCCGAGGTGAAGATCGCCGCGACCTTGGAAGCCGGATAGCCGGCTTCCTTCAAGCGCTCGGCGGTGGCCGGCCCGACCGCCGCCCGGAGCATCCCGGCCAAGGGACGAGGGTCGACCCGCCTTTCCCGCAGCCGCCGAAAGAAGAAATCGACTCCATGGACCGAGCTGAAGAGAATGCCATGATATTCGGCAAGGCGGCCGAGGGCTCGGTCGAGGGCCCGATGGCTGCGCGGACGGCGAATCTCCAAAGTCGGCAGCTCCAAGACTTCGGCGCCCCGCTCCTCCAATAAGCGGCTGAGCTGCGAAGCCTGGGCGGCGCCGCGGGTCACCAAAACTCGGCGGCCGAAGAGCGGCCGGCGCTCGAACCAAGCCAGGGAATCGCGGAGCCTGACCACTTCGCCGACCACCGCGATGGCCGGCGGCGCGATCTCGGCGCGCGCGGCCAAGCCCGGCAAACTCTGCAGAGTTCCGGCCAGGCTCCGCTGCCGCGGGTAGGTGCCCCACTCGATCAGCGCGGCCGGAGTCCGAGGATTCATTCCTTGCTTGAGCAGCTCGGCGAAATTTTTCCTCAGGGTCTTCACCCCCATCAAGAAAACCAAGGTCGGCTGCTTGGCCAAGGCGGCCCAATCCAGCGGCGGCGCCTCGCCGCCTCGCTTCTTCTCGGGATCCTCATGGCCGGTGAGGAAGGTCACGCTCGAAGCGAAACGGCGATGGGTCAGCGGAATTCCGGCATAGGCCGGCACTGCCACCGCGCTGCTGACGCCGGGAACGATCTCGAAGGGAACGCCGGCCTTGGCCAAAGCCTCGGCCTCCTCGCCGCCGCGGCCGAAGATGAAGGGATCGCCGCCCTTCAGGCGAACCACCCGGCGATGTTTGCGGGCCGCCGCGATCAGCAGCTTGGCGATCTTCTCCTGGGGGAATGCCTCTCGATAGCCGCGCTTGCCGACGTCGCGGTGCAAAGCCTGGGGACAATGCTTGAGGAGACCAGGATGAACGAGTTGATCGAAGAAGACGATGTCGGCGCTCTCCAACCTCTCTTTGGCCTTGAGCGTGAGCAGCCCGGGATCGCCGGGACCGGCGCCGACCAGCGAGACCAGGCCGAGGGATTTTTTGGAACTTGAACGTCGCATAATTACTGTAGGGGCACCCCTCGCGCCTTTTCCATCAATCGCAACAACTCATCAGCAACCTTGTCCCACTCCGCCGCCGCGCCATCGACCTCTTCCTCTACCCACCGACTCCCGTCGGGCTCCGCCAAAAACGCTTTCAGCTTCATTCGGTCTCCCCGAATCTCCCCATACACCCCCAAGGGCAAATGGCAGCCGCCGCCCAGGGCCTTCATCACCCGGCGCTCGGCCAGGGAGACGGTTTCGGTGGGCCCATGATGCAAAGGCGCCAGCAAGTCCTTCACTCGGCGGTCGCCGGCCCGAGCTTCAATGGCCAGGGTGCCTTGGCCCGGAGCCGCCACGATGGGCAGGTCCACCGCCCGGCTCAAATCGACGCCGAGGCGGCGCAAGCCGGCCTTGGCCAAAACGATGGCATCGAAAGCTCCCTC
Above is a window of bacterium DNA encoding:
- the cobA gene encoding uroporphyrinogen-III C-methyltransferase, which encodes MRRSSSKKSLGLVSLVGAGPGDPGLLTLKAKERLESADIVFFDQLVHPGLLKHCPQALHRDVGKRGYREAFPQEKIAKLLIAAARKHRRVVRLKGGDPFIFGRGGEEAEALAKAGVPFEIVPGVSSAVAVPAYAGIPLTHRRFASSVTFLTGHEDPEKKRGGEAPPLDWAALAKQPTLVFLMGVKTLRKNFAELLKQGMNPRTPAALIEWGTYPRQRSLAGTLQSLPGLAARAEIAPPAIAVVGEVVRLRDSLAWFERRPLFGRRVLVTRGAAQASQLSRLLEERGAEVLELPTLEIRRPRSHRALDRALGRLAEYHGILFSSVHGVDFFFRRLRERRVDPRPLAGMLRAAVGPATAERLKEAGYPASKVAAIFTSAGLAKSLPKSMLRGKRWFWARAEEGEEEGLLVLRRRGAEVEIVPTYRSVAPKIPDRRLRQIFEEAPPQLLTFASGAAARHFAQRLKASRFWGRARNIPAAVIGPVTAKAAKAAGLKVAAMPPRHTIPDLVESICKFFTPL